Below is a window of Arthrobacter sp. SLBN-112 DNA.
GCTGCTGCTCCTCGTCTTCGGAAGCGTGGCAGGAGGAGTCGCGTGGCTCGTGGCCGGCCGTCCCCGGCGGCCCGATGTCCGCCGTCGAACCTAAGTCGCCGAGACGATACTTCCGTAGCCCTGCAGGAACATCCGGCGGCCCTGGCCTTCATCCGTCCACACCCAGATGATCGAATAATCGGACGTCACGGCGTCCACGACTCCCGTGCCGGCAAGGGTTCCCTCGGCGAAACTGACCCGGTCCCCCACCGCAAGCCGGGGGTGCCTGGTCCGTTTCCTCCTAGGACTGATTATGGCGGTTTCCCCTGCCACTGCGGGGTCTGACAGGCAGGTGCTGACGTGCTGGCGCATCGGTTTCCTCCGGGCTCGGGCGGACGGTCAGCTCATTACAACCCTGCCCGCTGCTCCCAGGTCACGCGCTCGGCACGTGGTGCAGCAAGATTAGCGCGGCGTAACGCCCGGATGCACAGCCCGGAGGCTGCGGACGGAGTGTGACTGATCCAGCGTCCCCGTGAACCGTCAGTCCAGCGCAGCGACCGACCCCAGCGCGTCCCAGGCGAAACTGGCCAGCCAGTGCGTGGACATAAAGTCCCCGCTTTCCAGCCCGGACAGCCCGGCCTTCAGGAGCGGATCCAATGCCGCGCCCAACACAGCGGAAGCTGCGGAAGCCTCCGGAGCGGCGGAGCCACGAAGCGCGGCGATGATCCGTGCCACCTGGCCGGCGCGGGTCAGGTTCAGCCCGTGCAGGTGCACCAGGTAGCCGTCGGTCTCATCCGTCACGCTCACCGGCTGCAGGATCCGCGACTCCGTGGAAAGGCCCGGCAGGAACGCTCCGAACCAGTCTGCGAACTCGTCGGCGGTCAGGACACGGCGCATCAAGTCCGCCTCGCTGAGGCCGGCGGAGAGGAAGTCCTGGCCGCTGAGCTCCCAGTCGCCCGGCCAGCCGCGGTCATTCCCGAACCAGGTGCGGGCCGCCTCCTCGCATGCCTTCGCAGCGTCATCGCGGCCCAAGGACCGGAAAGCGTCGAGCATGTAGCCCACGCCGAAGGCCGCGTTGGTGTGCAGCCCGTGCCGGACGGGGTACTGGGCCTTGGCCATCCATGCCTCGCTGAGCTGCGCCACCGCATCCACCAGTGGATCCAAGGCGGCGCCCCATTCACGAATCTCCGCATCGGAGGACGCGGAACATGTGGCGGCAAGCCGCATCAGCCACGCCCAGCCATACGGACGTTCCCAGGACGGGTTGGCCAGCAGGTAGTCCCGTTCCACCGCCAGCTTGGCCGGAGTCAGGTTGGCGCCCAGCGCTTCCCGCAGCGACGCGGCGGTGGAGCTGTCCACCCAAGCCGCCGTCCCGCCGTCGGACGCCCCCTCCGGAGCAACCCCGGCAGAAGGTGACCCGGCGGCAGCCCCCAGCAAACTGGCCCCCAGCCAGTGCATGTGCACGCAGGAGTGCCAGTCAAAGGACGTGTAGAACGCGGGGTGGATCTGTTCCGGGGTGGGGCGGTCGTCGGCGGAGACCTGGGTGTGGTGCGCCGAATGCGGGAAGGGCTCGTGCAGGTTGCCAAGCACCACCGCAGCGTAGTCCGGTGCCGCCTGAGCGCGGAGATCGTTGTCCATCATGCTCCTTTGAAAGCCAAAATCACGGAAAGGAAGGGGTTAGTGGAAGGCCAGGAAGTACATCAGCACAATGTTGACCGCCAGCAACGGGATGGCTGTGCCCACCTGCGCCGTGATCACGCCGTACTTGTTCTTCATTTCCAGCAGCGCGGAGGGCACCAGGTTGAAGTTGGCGGCCATGGGTGTGCAGAGCGTGCCGCAGAACCCGGCCAGCATGCCGATCGCGAAGATGATGGCAGGGTCGCCGTGGAATCCCTGCACCAACACGGGCCAGCCGATCGCGGCCGTCATGATGGGGAAAGCCGCGAAGCCGTTGCCCATCAGCACGGTGAAGAGGAACATGCCGATGCAGTACACCAGCACACCGGCGATCAGTGAGCCCTTCGGAAGCAGCCCGGACGCCAGGGTGCCCACCGCGGTGCCGACGCCGGCCTTGGTGAAGAGGATGCCCAGCGTGGTGAGCATCTGCGGCAGCAGCGCCGCCCAGCCGATGGATTCGAGGATCCGGCGGCTTTCGAAGATGGGCGTGGCCGGGTTCTTCGGCTTGAGGATCACCAGGGCGACGACGACGGCGGCCACGGCTCCGATGGCCAGGGCTACCAGCGTGGTGTTCTTCGGATCCAGCAGCGGGGCGCCGCCGATCACCAGCACGGGCGCTGCGAGCACCAGGATCACGGTGACCAGGGGCAGCGTCAGGGCCGGGATGAAGAGCTTGTTGCCGAAGCGCTTGGCGTAGGCCTCCCGCTCCGGGCCCGTGGAGGTGCGGTGCTTGCCGTGGCCCAGAAGTCCGGTGGAGGCCAGCACCACCAGGACCAGGACGGCGATGCCCAGGATCCAGCCGGGTGCAGTGCCGGCCTGGACCCAGGTGCTGTAGAAGAAGCACAGGCCCAGCAGGCCCCAGAAGGCGGAGCTGCCCCAACGGCGGGGGTGGTTGGTGTCGGCGGCAATTAACGATGCCCAGGCGACGAACAGAATGCCGATCAGCCAGTAGACGGCTTCAACGTTGATCATTTGGCTTCTCCTGCGGATTCCTTCTCGGCGGTGAGCTCGAACTCGCGGTATTCCTTGTCCAGCTGCTTATCCAGGCGCAGCAGCCGGAAGCCGTGGATGAGGAAGGCCGCGATGGCGGTGGGGATGGCCCACAGGGCCAACTGGAGCGGTTCAAGGTGCAGATGGTAGGTGGTGTCCACGAACGTGGTGATCAGCAGGATGGAGCCGACGGCCACGAACACGTCTTCGCCGAAGAACACGCCCACGTTGTCCGCAGCGGCGGAGTGGCCCTTGATCTTCTCGCTGATCTTTTCCGGCACGTGCCCGTAGCGGCGCAGCGCTGCACCCTCAGCCATGGGGAATACCAGCGGACGGACGGTCTGGGCATGGCCGCCGATGCTGTTCAGGCCCACGGCGGCGGTGATCTGGCGGACGGCCAGGTAGCCGATCAGGACGCGCCCCGCCGTCAGCTTGGCCAGCCTGCCGATGAGCACCTTGGCTTGCTCCTGCAGCCCGAAGAACTCGATGATGCCCACAACCGGCAGCACCGCCACGAAGATGGTGACCGAGCGGCTGCTGGCGAAGCCGGTGCCAAACGAGTCAAGGATCTGCGCGGGGTTCATCCCGCCCAGCAGTGCGGTGACGATGCCGGCGACGGTGACGACGATCAGGGGGTTCAGCCGGATGGCGAAGCCAACGATCACCAGCAGCACCCCGATGAGTACAAGCATGATTATCCCTTCCCAGGGGACCCGTGACGGGTCTGCGAAAGTGGGGGCCGGCGCGTCCATGGGTTGGTCAATTGGGGGTGACGGCGCCGAGGGGCGGGAGCCCCTGTCACGTTGGCGCTGCAGGGTTAAGTGAGCTGCAGAACAACGGTGTGATCTAAAGCATAGCTTTTTGTTCAACAATCCCGCAACCCCCTTCTTCGAGGGGGCTTTGGTTCAGCGGCCGACGGCGGCCAGCAGCTGCGTTTCGGCGCGCTCCAGGTAGTCGGCCAGGAAATCCGCTGCCGCGGCAAGTTCCCCGGCCTCCAGGAGCTCCACGATCTTCGCGTTGTCCTCCACGTAGGGTTCGTGGAAGGCGGGATTGGCGGCCATGGAGTGGAACACCAGCCGCATTTCGGCCAGCACCTGGTCCATGAGGTTGTTCAGGCGTTCGCTGCCGGCGCGGTCCACGATGGCGCGGTGGAAGTCCTGGTTGGCGCCTGCCATGCCCGGAATGTCGCCGTCAGCAGCGGCGGCCCTGGCCGCCTTGACGATCGCCGCCAGGGGTTCCGTGGAGACCGTGCCGGACCACAGCACCGCCGAGGGCTCAAGAAAGCGGCGCACACGGTAGATTTCGCGGATGTCGTCCGCCGTGGGGTGCGCGACGAACACGCCGCGGTTGGGAATGCGGGTGACGATATGTTCCGAATGCAGGGCCGCGAATGCCTCCCGCAGGGTATTCCGGGACACGCCGAGGGCTTCGCGGAGGGCTTCCTCGGCGAGCTTGGAACCGGGCTTGAGCTGGCCGGCGGCGATGCGGCTGCGGAGCTGGGCGGCCACCCAGAGGCCCGTTTCGGCGTGCTTTGTGGTCCTGGCCTGGGCTTGGAGATCGGCCAGTACCTCGTCAAACGTCATGCCACCACGATATCGGCCCTGACACCGGCGCCCTGTCCGCACCGGACGAATTCCGCCATCATGGTGACCATGACGTGGCTGGACGGCCTCCGGTTCGACCCGATCGCCCCGCTGCTGTCCAGCGGGCACCCTGCCGTGCACTCCTGGGCAGTCAGGGACCTCCTCCCCGGCCCGGCAGGGCTGCCACCCGCCCCGGCGGGGGCACCCGATGAGGCCCTCTGGGACCTTCCGATCCCGCGCCGGATCCTGCGGCGCCAGGCGGCCGACGGGTCGTGGGCGTATCCGGGAAGACGCCCCCGGGCCATCATGGACTACGACCTGCTGGAGACCTACCGGCAACTCGGGTTCCTCGTGGAGATGTTCGGGCTGACGAACCGGCACCCGGCTCTCGCCGCGGCCGCCGCCTATGTGCTCTCACAACAGTCGGCCCAAGGTGATCTTCGAGGGATTTACGGCAACCAGGTGTCTCCCAACTACACGGCGGCCCTCATCGGGCTGCTGGTCAAAGCGGGGTACGGCGACGACCCCCGCGTGGAACGCGCGTTCAGCTGGCTTGACGCGTCGCGGCAGGACGACGGTGGCTGGGCCCTTCCGCTCCGCACCCGGGGGAGGAATCTCGACGCGCTCGAGGAGCCGCAGACCATCACCGGCGATCCGGCGCAGCCGTTCTCACATCTGATCACCGGGGTGGTGCTCAGGGCGTATGCGGCCCATCCCAGGCACCGCGCAGGCGCCCCCGCACAGAAGGCTGCGGAATTGCTGGCGGGCCGCTTCTTCGAGCCGGACGCCTATCCGGATAAGGGCCGTGTCTCCGACTGGACCGAATTCAGCTTTCCCTTCTGGATGACGGACCTGGTTTCCGCCCTCGACGCCATCAGCATCATCCGTCCAGGCCTTCGATCGGAAAAAACCGACCGGGCGCGCGAGTGGCTGGCCGCACACCAGGAACCATCCGGGCTCTTCACCGGCCACCTGCTCCGGGACAGGTTCCACGACCTCCAGCTCTGGTTCAGCCTGGCAGTGTGCCGCGTGTTCGCGCGCATGCCCTCGTGAGGTGCGCTCAGGAAATGGTGGCGAGCACCTGGCCGGGCGCGACGGGGTCCCCCGCCGCCGCGAACTGCTCCCCCAGGGTGCCGGCACGGTGGGCGGCGACGGCCGTTTCCATCTTCATTGCTTCGAGCACCAGCACCGTTTCCCCTTCCGCGACGCTGGCCCCGGGCTCAGCCAGCCACTTGACCACGGTGCCGGCCATCGTGGCCAGCAGGTCGCCGTCGTTCTTCTCCGCTTGGGGTTCCGCGTCACGGTCCGGAGCGCCGGCACCGCGCCGGCCACCGCCGTCGAGCAGCGAATCCAGCAGCGCCTTGGGAAGTCCCAGCTCCATCCGCTTGCCGTCCACCTCGATGCCGATGGTCCGGCGCGGTTCCTCGGGCGCGGCGGGACTGAACGCGGGGTCCGCCTCCAGTTCGGCGGCGAATCCGCTCTCGATCCACGTGGTGTAAACGTCCAGGGAATCGGTGCCGGTGAAGTCGGGGGCCTCCACAACGGCGCGGTGGAACGGCAGGACGGTTGCCAGCCCGCCGATGCGGAAATCGCGCAGGGCGCGGCGGGCGCGCCGGAGGGCCTGCTGACGGTCCGCGCCGGTCACCACCAGCTTGGCGAGCAGCGAATCGAACTGACCCGGCACCGTGGACCCGGCACGAACGCCGGTGTCCAGCCGGATCCCCGGCCCGGTGGGCACGTCGAACGAGTCGACAGTGCCCGGCGATGGCAGGAAGCCGCGGCCCGGGTCCTCGGCGTTGATCCGGAATTCGAACGCGTGGCCGCGGGGCTCGGGGTCTTCAAGGATGGGGAGCCTCTCCCCCGCCGCGATGGACAGTTGGGCGGCCACCAGGTCCACGCCGGAGGTTTCCTCCGTGATGGGGTGCTCCACCTGGAGCCGGGTGTTGACCTCCAGGAAGCTCAGGAAACCGGAGCCGTCCAGCAGGTATTCCACCGTGCCGGCACCCACGTATCCGGCCTCCCGGCAAATGGCCTTGGCCGAAGCGTGGATCGCAGCCCGCTGCTCAGGGGTGAGGAAGGGTGCGGGCGCTTCCTCAACGAGTTTCTGGTGGCGCCGCTGCAGTGAGCAGTCCCGGGTGCCAACCACCACCACATTGCCATGCGTGTCAGCGATGACCTGGGCCTCCACGTGGCGGGGGCGGTCCAGGAACTTCTCCACGTAGCACTCGCTGCGGCCGAAGGCTGCCTGCGATTCGCGCACGGCGGAGTCGAAGCTTTCCTCAATGTCGGCCAGGTTCCTGACCACTTTCAGTCCGCGTCCGCCACCACCGAAGGCAGCTTTGATGGCCACCGGAAGGCCCACTTGTTCAGCGAAGGCGCGGACTTCGGCGGCGCTGGCCACCGGGCCGTCGCTGCCGGGTGCCAGCGGGGCGCCGGCGCGGACAGCCACTTCGCGGGCGCTGACCTTGTCGCCCAGCAGCCGGATGGTGTCAGGCGAGGGCCCGATCCAGGTCAGCCCCGCGTCGATCACGGCCTGGGCGAACCCGGCATTCTCGGACAGGAAGCCGTATCCGGGGTGGACGGCGTCGGCACCGCTTTTGGCCGCGATCGCCAGGATCTTCCCCATATCCAGGTAGGTTTCCTGCGGCCTGGAGCCAGCCAGCGAGTAGGCCTCGGTGGCGGCCGAGACGTGCAGCGCATCGGCATCCGGATCGGCGTAGACTGCCACGCTTTCCAGCCCTGCATCGTCGCAGGCCCTGGCGATCCGGACGGCGATTTCGCCGCGGTTGGCAATGAGGACTTTACGCATGGAAGGTTTCCTTAGGTGTTTCGGGCTGTTCTGCCGGGGAAGCTGCGGTGAACCGCACCGATGCCCCCGGGGGAAGTTGGGCGGCTTTGTCCAGGTCAGCGTGGACGACGACGGCGATCACCGGGTACCCGCCCGTCACCGGATGATCGGACAGGAAGAGGACCGGCTTGCCTTCAGGGGGGACCTGCACGGCGCCGCGGACAGTGCCTTCGCTGGCCAGTTCGCCCTCCCTGCCGCGGCTGAGTGCCTGGCCGTCCAGGCGCAGGCCGATCCGGTTGGACTTGGGACTGACAGTCCACTCCTGGGACAGGAAGTTGTGCAGCGTTTCGCCGTTGAACCAGTCCTGCCGCGGGCCGGGAACCACCCGGAGCTCTGTGGCCTGGTTCTTGTCCGGGAGGGGTGAAATTTCGGGGTTGCCCACGACGCTGCCCGCGTTGGGGGTTCCCACGGAGAGTATGGTCCCTGCCTGAAGTGGTTCAGGGCCCAGTCCGGACATGGTGTCGGTGGAGCGGCTGCCCAGTGCGGCCGGGCCGGCGATGCCGCCGCGGACACCCAGGTAGGCGCGAAGCCCTGCGGTAGGAGTTCCCACGGTGAGCCGCTCTCCTGCCAGCAGCGCGAAGGGGGCGTCGCACACCGGGCGCCGGACCGCCGTCGTCCGCTGTTTCGTGTCCTCTGATGGCGTGACCTCCAGCGGCACTCTGGCGCCCGTGAGGGCCACGACCTGGTCGGTGAGGGCCTCGAGTTCCAGGCCGCCGAAGAGGATTTCGATTCCCGCATCCCCTTCAGGGTTGCCCACCAGGCGGTTGGCACGGCGCAGGGCACCGCGGTCCATGGCCCCGGAGCTGCTCACGCCCAAGGAAGCGTAGCCTGGCCGACCCAGATCCTGGATGGTGGCCTGCAGGCCTGGCTTGCGGACTGCCAAGCCCGCAGCGGCATGTTCCTCCACCGGCGCCTGGCCGGCGGTGGTTCCGCTCGCCTCCTGCAGCCGGGTCACCGTGGCCTGGGCCCGGACGGCGGCGAAGCGGACGGTGTCGCCGGGGCGGATGAGGGCCGGGCTCTCCCGGCCCAGGTCCCACAGTGCGGCCTCGGTCCGGCCGATCAGTTGCCAGCCGCCCGGCGATTGCCGCGGATAGATTGCCGAGTAGGGTCCACCCAGGGCCACTGCCCCGGCGGGCACGGCAGTTCGCGGGGAACGCCGGCGCGGGACGTCCAGGGTGGAGTTCTCGCCGGTGAGGTAGGCGAAGCCCGGGGCGAATCCAGCGAAGGCAGCGGTCCACAGCTGGCCCGTGTGGGCTGCCACCACCCCTTCGCGGCCAAGGCCGGTGAGCGCCGCGGCCTCGTCGAGGTCGTCGCCGTCATACACCGCCTCGATGGTGACCAAGGTGCTCTCAGTCTCCGCGGGCGCTTCAAGGTCAAGGCTGCGGACATGCGCCGCCAAATCCTGCAGGGCGTGGGGCGAATCGGCGGTAACAAGGATGGTTCCTGCGGCGGCGATGACGTCCACCTGGCCCGGCTGCGGATGTGCGGTGAGCTGAGACTGGAGGCTGAGCACCGCGTCCAGGGAGGAGAGTTCAACCAGGATTGCCCGGTCGCCGGCGGCCCTGATTCCGGTCAGCACCGCAGCCGATGCCGCCGTGGCCGGCGGCTGTTGTGTGGCGGCCATGGCTAGGCGAAGCTTTGGATGGTAATTCCGGCATCCGCCAAGGCGGCGCGGACGGCAGCGGCCATCGCCACGGCGCCGGCTGTGTCGCCGTGCAGGCAAATGCTTTCTGCTTTGACCGGGACCAGCGATCCGTCCACAGCGCGGACCACGCCGTCGTTGGCCAGGCGCAGGACGTGCTCGACGACGTCCTTCACCTCGTGCAGCACGGCGCCGGGTTCGCGCCGGGAGACGAGGGTGCCGTCAGGGTTGTAGGCGCGGTCGGCAAAAGCCTCCGGGACCGTGCGCAGTCCCGCGGCGTCGGCCTGGCGCTGGATCTCCGAATTCGGCAGGACCATGAGGGGAAGGGTGGGGTCCACGGCGAGGATGGCGGCCACCACGGCGCCGGCCTGCCGGGGATGGTTGACGATGGTGTTGTAGAGCGCGCCGTGGGGTTTGACGTAGCGGACCGCGGTGCCGGCCGCGAGGGCCACGGCCTGGACGGCGCCGATCTGGTAGACCACGTCAGCGGTCAGTTCCGCCGGGGTCATGTCCACGAACCGGCGGCCGAATCCGGCCAGGTCCCGGTAGCCGGGGTGCGCGCCGACGGTGACGCCGGCCTTCGCGGCAGCCAGGCAGGTGGCCATGATGCCCACGGGGTCGCCCGCGTGGAAGCCGCAGGCTACGTTGGCGCTGGAAACACTCTCGAAAATGGCGGCGTCATCGCCGAAGGACCAGTTTCCAAACGATTCGCCGACGTCGCTGTTCAGGTCGATGCTGGGCATGTGATCTCCGTCTCGGATTGGTGGTACTCCAAGAATGCCCTAAAAACTCAGATTGTTCAACAATCCTGCATCGTCATCGCCGCTGGACTAGCCGCCGGCCCTTGGCGCAAGGAGAATCTGCACGGCCTCGATCCGTTTGCCCATACCCACCGTACCTGCCGTTCCTCCGTCAGCGACCCACGATTGCCAGCCGAAATCTTGCACGTGAGCCCGGTAGTAGATGCTGTAATGGTTGGCCATCTCACCGGTCAGCCTGATTTCAAACGCCTCCAAACGCAGCCCCTGCCCGACCGTACCGATGGGATTGGCCGACGTTGTCCACGGCTGCCAGCCAATGTTTTGCACATGCCCGCGCCACTGGATGTCGCCGCTATAGACCGTGCTGGACACATTGAGGCGCAACGCCTCCATCCGAAGGGCCAGACCTGTGGTCCCGGCGACGGTCCCGTCCGAAACGTTGGCCATCCAGCCGAGGTTCTGAACGTGGGCGGCGTACACAGCGGTGAATGCCGGCGCAACCTTCGGAACCAACTCGATCGTAACTGCCTCCATCCGGAGAGCTTGCCCGACGGTGCCGGCAGTGGCTCCGTCAAGCACGTACGGCTGCCAGCCGACGTTCTGCACGTGGGCGCGATACCTGATGCTGTAATGCGAGGCCAGATCCCCCGTCAACCGCAGCTCGAACGCCTCCAATCGCAGACCGAGGCCGGTCGTCCCAATCGGGGACGCCGACGTCGTCCATGGCTGCCAGCCAATGTCTTGCACCTGCCCCCTCCACAGAATGTCGCCCGACAGGCGGTCTCCTGCCACGGACAGGCGCAACGCCTCCAACGGCAGTGACCTGCCGGTCGTACCCGCGGTGGCGCCATCAGAGACGCTCGACTGCCAGCCGATCGTCGCGACGTGGGCCTGGTACACCCCGATGCACGTCATGTCGTGGTCGTAGGTGCCGTCGGTCCATTGGGCGATGTGGACGGTGCCGCCGGAGAAGCTGCGGTTCACGCAGAGGTCGGATGCTTCACTGGCGAAGTCGAGGCGCCCTGCGGGTGACCAGACTGGTTCCTCGGGAAGCTGCCACGATCCGGTGATGGCTTCCCAAGCGCTTGAATACGAGTAGATGCCGTGCGGGAACCCGGCGTTGGTCAGTGCAGCCAGGAGTCCGGAGATGACGTACTGGTTCTCCTGCCGGTCGGCTGCTGTCGAGCTGGGCCAGGGCTGTTGCGGGCGGGGCTCGACGTCCACCCAGATTCTCTCCGGCCGCCATCCCACCGTGTTGAGAGAGGCGAGAGCCGCGCGGCCCTCGGCGTATCCGACGTTGCGCAGACGGTCTGGCCTGGTGGTTGTTGAATAGGGTCCGTCGTCGCCATAGGTGTCGTATTGCGCAGCGGTAGGGAACGTAGCCATGGTGTAGGCCTGAGCCCGGACACCATGGTCGAGCACCCACTGGAACTGCCCACTTAGGCAGGGGTTCTCGGTGAAGGCGAGTCCGTGCGTCAACCCCACAACCACGAACCCTGTATCTTCCGGCGGCAACGGAAGACCGCCCGGACACTGCGGCCACGAAACGTCATATCCGTAGTCGACTGCTAGGGCGGGTGGAGCGAACAGCACACCAATTGCGAGTACGACTAGAACCGCCAAGAGCCGGGGTATGGATGCCCAGGAGTAGCGACCAAGTCGAAGAACACCAAGGCCGGCCATGATGGCCCCCCCTATTCGACGGATGACCACATTGTCCCACTCGGTCACTGTCGCCGCCAGACGGGTGGAGCAGCAGGCGCTGACCTAAATTAGCAGGGCTCTGGAATCCCGGGATTTCGAGCGGGCCGTTTCCCAGTCTGCGTTGGTGGTGTTTTAAATGTGGGAGGCCCCAACCGTGTGGTTGGGGCCTCGACCAATGATTGTCCGGCGGTGTCCTACTCTCCCACACCCTCCCGGGTGCAGTACCATCGGCGCTGTGGGTCTTAGCTTCCGGGTTCGGAATGGGACCGGGCGTTTCCCCCACGCTATGACCGCCGTAACCCTTGTACCCGTCACCAACCCCTGGGGTGGTGTGGGAAAACTGTGGTTACAACATTGTGGTGTTGTGTTTATTCGGTTGTGTTTGGTTCCTGGACCATGAAACCCCGGGTGGGGGTTGTTGGTTGGGAACCACATAGTGGACGCAAGCAGATGTTGTATGTATCTGTGTGGTGTAAGTTGTTGGCCTATTAGTACCGGTCAGCTTCACGAGTCGTTAGTCCTCGCTTCCACATCCGGCCTATCAACCCAGTGGTCTGGCTGGGGGCCTCTCACACCCGAGGGTGTATGGAAATCTCATCTCGAAGCGAGCTTCCCGCTTAGATGCTTTCAGCGGTTATCCCATCCGAACGTAGCTAATCAGCGGTGCACTTGGCAGTACAACTGACACACCAGAGGTTCGTCCGTCCCGGTCCTCTCGTACTAAGGACAGCCCTTCTCAAATTTCCTGCGCGCGCAGCGGATAGGGACCGAACTGTCTCACGACGTTCTAAACCCAGCTCGCGTACCGCTTTAATGGGCGAACAGCCCAACCCTTGGGACCTACTCCAGCCCCAGGATGCGACGAGCCGACATCGAGGTGCCAAACCATGCCGTCGATATGGACTCTTGGGCAAGATCAGCCTGTTATCCCCGAGGTACCTTTTATCCGTTGAGCGACGGCCATTCCACAATGTACCGCCGGATCACTAGTCCCGACTTTCGTCCCTGCTCGAGATGTCTCTCTCACAGTCAAGCTCCCTTGTGCACTTACACTCGACACCTGATTGCCAACCAGGCTGAGGGAACCTTTGGGCGCCTCCGTTACTTTTTAGGAGGCAACCGCCCCAGTTAAACTACCCATCAGGCACTGTCCCTGACCCGGATTACGGGCCGAAGTTAGATGTCCAAAGTGACCAGAGTGGTATTTCAACGATGACTCCACCCGAACTGGCGTCCGGGCTTCAACGTCTCCCACCTATCCTACACAAGCCACTCCGAACACCAATACCAAACTATAGTAAAGGTCTCGGGGTCTTTCCGTCCTGCTGCGCGTAACGAGCATCTTTACTCGTACTGCAATTTCGCCGAGTTTATGGTTGAGACAGCGGGGAAGTCGTTACTCCATTCGTGCAGGTCGGAACTTACCCGACAAGGAATTTCGCTACCTTAGGATGGTTATAGTTACCACCGCCGTTTACTGGGGCTTAAATTCTCAGCTTCGCCTTACGGCTAACCGGTCCTCTTAACCTTCCAGCACCGGGCAGGAGTCAGTCCGTATACATCGTCTTGCGACTTCGCACGGACCTGTGTTTTTAGTAAACAGTCGCTTCCCCCTGGTCTCTGCGGCCCCGATCCCCTCCCGGTCGCTAGTACCGTTCAAGGTTGGGGCCCCCCTTCTCCCGAAGTTACGGGGGCATTTTGCCGAGTTCCTTAACCATAATTCTCTCGATCGCCTTAGTATTCTCTACCTGATCACCTGTGTCGGTTTGGGGTACGGGCGGCTAAAACCTCGCGTCGATGCTTTTCTCGGCAGCATAGGATCACCAAATCCCCCCAAACGGGGGTCCCATCAGATCTCAGGCACCATGAGTGGCGGATTTGCCTACCACTCGCCCTACATCCTTAGACCGGGACAACCATCGCCCGGCTCGGCTACCTTCCTGCGTCACACCTGTTAATACGCTTGCCTCCCAGGATCAGGTCCCGCGCTCCACCAAAACCCTCCACCCACAAGGGGTGTCAGGCAGGTCTCGGGCGGTTAGTATCCCCTGTTCAACATGGACGGTTTTTCGCCGGTACGGGAATATCAACCCGTTGTCCATCGACTACGCCTGTCGGCCTCGCCTTAGGTCCCGACTTACCCAGGGCAGATTAGCTTGACCCTGGAACCCTTGATCATTCGGCGGACGGGTTTCTCACCCGTCTTTCGCTACTCATGCCTGCATTCTCACTCGTGTAGGCTCCACCACTGGTTTACACCGCGACTTCACCGCCCACACGACGCTCCCCTACCCATCCAAACACCTGAACCACGAAGGCTTAGTACATGTCTGAATGCCACAACTTCGGCGGTGTACTTGAGCCCCGCTACATTGTCGGCGCGGAA
It encodes the following:
- a CDS encoding biotin carboxylase N-terminal domain-containing protein, translated to MRKVLIANRGEIAVRIARACDDAGLESVAVYADPDADALHVSAATEAYSLAGSRPQETYLDMGKILAIAAKSGADAVHPGYGFLSENAGFAQAVIDAGLTWIGPSPDTIRLLGDKVSAREVAVRAGAPLAPGSDGPVASAAEVRAFAEQVGLPVAIKAAFGGGGRGLKVVRNLADIEESFDSAVRESQAAFGRSECYVEKFLDRPRHVEAQVIADTHGNVVVVGTRDCSLQRRHQKLVEEAPAPFLTPEQRAAIHASAKAICREAGYVGAGTVEYLLDGSGFLSFLEVNTRLQVEHPITEETSGVDLVAAQLSIAAGERLPILEDPEPRGHAFEFRINAEDPGRGFLPSPGTVDSFDVPTGPGIRLDTGVRAGSTVPGQFDSLLAKLVVTGADRQQALRRARRALRDFRIGGLATVLPFHRAVVEAPDFTGTDSLDVYTTWIESGFAAELEADPAFSPAAPEEPRRTIGIEVDGKRMELGLPKALLDSLLDGGGRRGAGAPDRDAEPQAEKNDGDLLATMAGTVVKWLAEPGASVAEGETVLVLEAMKMETAVAAHRAGTLGEQFAAAGDPVAPGQVLATIS
- a CDS encoding adenosine deaminase, with amino-acid sequence MTWLDGLRFDPIAPLLSSGHPAVHSWAVRDLLPGPAGLPPAPAGAPDEALWDLPIPRRILRRQAADGSWAYPGRRPRAIMDYDLLETYRQLGFLVEMFGLTNRHPALAAAAAYVLSQQSAQGDLRGIYGNQVSPNYTAALIGLLVKAGYGDDPRVERAFSWLDASRQDDGGWALPLRTRGRNLDALEEPQTITGDPAQPFSHLITGVVLRAYAAHPRHRAGAPAQKAAELLAGRFFEPDAYPDKGRVSDWTEFSFPFWMTDLVSALDAISIIRPGLRSEKTDRAREWLAAHQEPSGLFTGHLLRDRFHDLQLWFSLAVCRVFARMPS
- a CDS encoding DUF2891 family protein, with the protein product MDNDLRAQAAPDYAAVVLGNLHEPFPHSAHHTQVSADDRPTPEQIHPAFYTSFDWHSCVHMHWLGASLLGAAAGSPSAGVAPEGASDGGTAAWVDSSTAASLREALGANLTPAKLAVERDYLLANPSWERPYGWAWLMRLAATCSASSDAEIREWGAALDPLVDAVAQLSEAWMAKAQYPVRHGLHTNAAFGVGYMLDAFRSLGRDDAAKACEEAARTWFGNDRGWPGDWELSGQDFLSAGLSEADLMRRVLTADEFADWFGAFLPGLSTESRILQPVSVTDETDGYLVHLHGLNLTRAGQVARIIAALRGSAAPEASAASAVLGAALDPLLKAGLSGLESGDFMSTHWLASFAWDALGSVAALD
- a CDS encoding DUF979 domain-containing protein, with product MINVEAVYWLIGILFVAWASLIAADTNHPRRWGSSAFWGLLGLCFFYSTWVQAGTAPGWILGIAVLVLVVLASTGLLGHGKHRTSTGPEREAYAKRFGNKLFIPALTLPLVTVILVLAAPVLVIGGAPLLDPKNTTLVALAIGAVAAVVVALVILKPKNPATPIFESRRILESIGWAALLPQMLTTLGILFTKAGVGTAVGTLASGLLPKGSLIAGVLVYCIGMFLFTVLMGNGFAAFPIMTAAIGWPVLVQGFHGDPAIIFAIGMLAGFCGTLCTPMAANFNLVPSALLEMKNKYGVITAQVGTAIPLLAVNIVLMYFLAFH
- a CDS encoding GntR family transcriptional regulator; amino-acid sequence: MTFDEVLADLQAQARTTKHAETGLWVAAQLRSRIAAGQLKPGSKLAEEALREALGVSRNTLREAFAALHSEHIVTRIPNRGVFVAHPTADDIREIYRVRRFLEPSAVLWSGTVSTEPLAAIVKAARAAAADGDIPGMAGANQDFHRAIVDRAGSERLNNLMDQVLAEMRLVFHSMAANPAFHEPYVEDNAKIVELLEAGELAAAADFLADYLERAETQLLAAVGR
- a CDS encoding DUF969 domain-containing protein, producing MLVLIGVLLVIVGFAIRLNPLIVVTVAGIVTALLGGMNPAQILDSFGTGFASSRSVTIFVAVLPVVGIIEFFGLQEQAKVLIGRLAKLTAGRVLIGYLAVRQITAAVGLNSIGGHAQTVRPLVFPMAEGAALRRYGHVPEKISEKIKGHSAAADNVGVFFGEDVFVAVGSILLITTFVDTTYHLHLEPLQLALWAIPTAIAAFLIHGFRLLRLDKQLDKEYREFELTAEKESAGEAK